One genomic region from Myxocyprinus asiaticus isolate MX2 ecotype Aquarium Trade chromosome 27, UBuf_Myxa_2, whole genome shotgun sequence encodes:
- the polr1d gene encoding DNA-directed RNA polymerases I and III subunit RPAC2 isoform X4 — protein MERNMFAMTARHSLTSASALSEKVCADGADEGCVTFVLHEEDHTLGNSLRYMIMKSQEVEFCGYSITHPSESKINFRIQTRGGLPASEPLRNGLNNLTEVCKHVLHTFEQTRMKDFKDKEAASME, from the exons atggaacgtaacatgtttgctatgacagcacgccactctttaacaagcgcgagcgctctgagtgagaag GTCTGCGCCGATGGAGCAGATGAAGGCTGTGTGACGTTTGTGCTGCATGAAGAGGATCACACGCTGGGCAACTCACTCAGATACATGATCATGAAGAG TCAGGAAGTGGAGTTCTGTGGTTACAGCATCACACACCCTTCAGAAAGTAAAATCAACTTTCGAATACAGACTCGAG GAGGACTTCCTGCTTCTGAACCACTGCGCAACGGCTTGAACAACTTGACTGAAGTGTGCAAACATGTCCTGCACACTTTTGAG CAGACACGGATGAAAGATTTCAAGGATAAAGAAGCAGCATCAATGGAGTGA
- the polr1d gene encoding DNA-directed RNA polymerases I and III subunit RPAC2 isoform X5, whose protein sequence is MERNMFAMTARHSLTSASALSEKVCADGADEGCVTFVLHEEDHTLGNSLRYMIMKSQEVEFCGYSITHPSESKINFRIQTRGGLPASEPLRNGLNNLTEVCKHVLHTFETRMKDFKDKEAASME, encoded by the exons atggaacgtaacatgtttgctatgacagcacgccactctttaacaagcgcgagcgctctgagtgagaag GTCTGCGCCGATGGAGCAGATGAAGGCTGTGTGACGTTTGTGCTGCATGAAGAGGATCACACGCTGGGCAACTCACTCAGATACATGATCATGAAGAG TCAGGAAGTGGAGTTCTGTGGTTACAGCATCACACACCCTTCAGAAAGTAAAATCAACTTTCGAATACAGACTCGAG GAGGACTTCCTGCTTCTGAACCACTGCGCAACGGCTTGAACAACTTGACTGAAGTGTGCAAACATGTCCTGCACACTTTTGAG ACACGGATGAAAGATTTCAAGGATAAAGAAGCAGCATCAATGGAGTGA
- the polr1d gene encoding DNA-directed RNA polymerases I and III subunit RPAC2 isoform X6, translated as MTDGSQKHALEMVCADGADEGCVTFVLHEEDHTLGNSLRYMIMKSQEVEFCGYSITHPSESKINFRIQTRGGLPASEPLRNGLNNLTEVCKHVLHTFETRMKDFKDKEAASME; from the exons ATGACGGACGGCTCACAGAAACACGCGCTGGAGATG GTCTGCGCCGATGGAGCAGATGAAGGCTGTGTGACGTTTGTGCTGCATGAAGAGGATCACACGCTGGGCAACTCACTCAGATACATGATCATGAAGAG TCAGGAAGTGGAGTTCTGTGGTTACAGCATCACACACCCTTCAGAAAGTAAAATCAACTTTCGAATACAGACTCGAG GAGGACTTCCTGCTTCTGAACCACTGCGCAACGGCTTGAACAACTTGACTGAAGTGTGCAAACATGTCCTGCACACTTTTGAG ACACGGATGAAAGATTTCAAGGATAAAGAAGCAGCATCAATGGAGTGA
- the polr1d gene encoding DNA-directed RNA polymerases I and III subunit RPAC2 isoform X3: MTDGSQKHALEMVCADGADEGCVTFVLHEEDHTLGNSLRYMIMKSQEVEFCGYSITHPSESKINFRIQTRGGLPASEPLRNGLNNLTEVCKHVLHTFEALNRWSESRHRKQVLNGQVSQKWELMSYNAIFAR; this comes from the exons ATGACGGACGGCTCACAGAAACACGCGCTGGAGATG GTCTGCGCCGATGGAGCAGATGAAGGCTGTGTGACGTTTGTGCTGCATGAAGAGGATCACACGCTGGGCAACTCACTCAGATACATGATCATGAAGAG TCAGGAAGTGGAGTTCTGTGGTTACAGCATCACACACCCTTCAGAAAGTAAAATCAACTTTCGAATACAGACTCGAG GAGGACTTCCTGCTTCTGAACCACTGCGCAACGGCTTGAACAACTTGACTGAAGTGTGCAAACATGTCCTGCACACTTTTGAG GCGCTAAACCGTTGGAGTGAGTCACGTCACCGGAAACAAGTACTGAATGGACAAGTTTCACAAAAGTGGGAACTGATGTCATACAATGCAATATTTGCAAGATAA
- the polr1d gene encoding DNA-directed RNA polymerases I and III subunit RPAC2 isoform X1, with amino-acid sequence MERNMFAMTARHSLTSASALSEKVCADGADEGCVTFVLHEEDHTLGNSLRYMIMKSQEVEFCGYSITHPSESKINFRIQTRGGLPASEPLRNGLNNLTEVCKHVLHTFEALNRWSESRHRKQVLNGQVSQKWELMSYNAIFAR; translated from the exons atggaacgtaacatgtttgctatgacagcacgccactctttaacaagcgcgagcgctctgagtgagaag GTCTGCGCCGATGGAGCAGATGAAGGCTGTGTGACGTTTGTGCTGCATGAAGAGGATCACACGCTGGGCAACTCACTCAGATACATGATCATGAAGAG TCAGGAAGTGGAGTTCTGTGGTTACAGCATCACACACCCTTCAGAAAGTAAAATCAACTTTCGAATACAGACTCGAG GAGGACTTCCTGCTTCTGAACCACTGCGCAACGGCTTGAACAACTTGACTGAAGTGTGCAAACATGTCCTGCACACTTTTGAG GCGCTAAACCGTTGGAGTGAGTCACGTCACCGGAAACAAGTACTGAATGGACAAGTTTCACAAAAGTGGGAACTGATGTCATACAATGCAATATTTGCAAGATAA